One stretch of Marinobacterium iners DNA includes these proteins:
- a CDS encoding PLDc N-terminal domain-containing protein, which yields MMSVEVSGLFGLIVLVLNVMAIVKTIQSPATTMAKVVWIVVILLLPVLGLILWFLLGPRG from the coding sequence ATGATGAGTGTTGAAGTGAGCGGCCTGTTCGGCCTTATCGTTCTGGTACTCAACGTCATGGCCATCGTGAAAACCATCCAGAGCCCTGCCACCACCATGGCAAAGGTGGTCTGGATTGTCGTGATTCTGCTGCTGCCTGTGCTTGGCCTGATTCTGTGGTTCTTGCTTGGACCCAGGGGCTGA
- a CDS encoding methyl-accepting chemotaxis protein codes for MRNNLPVTQKERRFGSDEKLISTTDLDGNITHCNDVFVNISGYSREELIGQPHNMVRHPDMPEAAFKVLWDTIRAGKPWMGLVKNRCKNGDHYWVNAYVTPITEHGKVIGFESVRVCPERADVARAEKIYGLINRGKSISKFSIPWDWVIFVVALVLAGVLGNQVSPLLGGALFAVVAAALLANQQIQRQRRLNRLLNMMPSAFKHPVATATYTDSIGSFGDLEVAIKSEQSHLDTVLTRIDDAALSVADKARSGLEMSQESCAAMRRQQEETEKVAAAMHQMASTIAEVSGHVQETASQAERSNTTAVKGRELASTTSQSIAHLSQTVNHIASSVQDLVEQTGKIADAARIIEEIADQTNLLALNAAIEAARAGEHGRGFAVVADEVRQLAMRTQASTRDIHQIVDELGSRADHAIKAAHEGQDEADAGLAQVQEAEQMLNEISGMMSTIANMSMQMAAAVEEQAQVSEGVNAQVASISALSSESLFKAEEAAGTTRELQSVSADMHELVSGFKR; via the coding sequence ATGAGAAACAATCTTCCTGTCACGCAAAAAGAACGGCGTTTCGGCAGCGATGAAAAATTGATTTCCACGACCGACCTCGATGGCAACATTACCCACTGCAACGATGTGTTCGTGAATATCAGCGGCTACTCACGTGAAGAGTTGATCGGCCAGCCACACAATATGGTGCGCCACCCCGATATGCCCGAAGCCGCCTTCAAGGTCCTCTGGGACACCATCAGAGCAGGCAAGCCCTGGATGGGATTGGTCAAGAACCGCTGCAAGAACGGCGATCATTACTGGGTGAACGCCTACGTCACGCCCATTACCGAGCATGGAAAGGTTATCGGCTTCGAGTCGGTACGCGTCTGCCCGGAGAGAGCGGATGTTGCTCGTGCTGAAAAGATCTACGGCCTGATCAATCGCGGCAAGTCGATCAGCAAATTCAGCATTCCCTGGGACTGGGTCATTTTTGTTGTGGCGCTGGTTTTAGCCGGCGTACTGGGCAATCAGGTTTCCCCTCTGCTGGGTGGAGCGCTTTTTGCTGTGGTCGCCGCAGCTCTATTGGCCAATCAACAGATACAGCGCCAGCGTCGCCTGAATCGATTGCTCAACATGATGCCATCTGCCTTCAAGCACCCGGTCGCGACAGCAACCTACACCGACAGCATTGGCAGCTTCGGTGATCTTGAAGTGGCTATCAAGAGCGAACAGTCGCACCTGGACACCGTACTCACCCGCATTGATGACGCAGCCCTCAGCGTAGCCGACAAGGCCCGCAGCGGGCTGGAGATGTCGCAGGAATCCTGTGCTGCCATGCGCCGCCAGCAGGAAGAGACCGAAAAGGTGGCCGCCGCCATGCACCAGATGGCCTCCACCATCGCCGAGGTCTCCGGCCATGTGCAGGAAACCGCATCACAGGCTGAGCGTTCCAATACCACAGCAGTGAAAGGGCGTGAACTGGCCAGCACCACGAGTCAGTCGATCGCCCACCTGAGCCAGACGGTTAACCATATCGCTTCCTCGGTCCAGGATCTGGTTGAACAGACCGGCAAGATTGCCGATGCCGCCCGCATCATTGAAGAGATCGCAGACCAGACCAACCTGCTGGCACTCAATGCCGCCATCGAAGCGGCTCGCGCCGGCGAGCACGGTCGTGGCTTTGCCGTGGTCGCCGATGAGGTCCGCCAGTTGGCCATGCGAACGCAGGCGTCTACTCGCGATATTCATCAGATTGTTGATGAGCTCGGCTCTCGTGCCGATCATGCCATAAAGGCTGCGCATGAAGGGCAGGACGAAGCCGATGCCGGCCTTGCGCAGGTGCAGGAAGCCGAGCAGATGCTGAACGAGATCTCCGGAATGATGAGCACCATCGCCAACATGTCGATGCAGATGGCCGCTGCCGTTGAAGAGCAGGCCCAGGTCTCTGAAGGGGTCAACGCTCAGGTTGCCAGCATTTCGGCACTTTCAAGCGAAAGTCTGTTCAAGGCCGAAGAGGCCGCGGGCACCACCCGTGAACTGCAGTCGGTATCCGCTGACATGCATGAGCTGGTCAGCGGTTTCAAACGCTAA
- a CDS encoding NAD(P)/FAD-dependent oxidoreductase — MEQSSPLYQHVVIVGGGAGGLELATRLARKYSRKGLKVTLVDREPTHIWKPLLHEVATGSLDAGLDELSYNAQGRSAGFKFQIGQMQSLDREQRCIHLAPVCGQDGQMILPGRELYYDYLVMAVGSVTNDFGVEGVADHCTFLDSREQAEQFRHTLLESWLKTSNTPNARLRIAIVGAGATGVELSAELFNTARELSAYGLSKLDRQRLEVILVEAGPSILPALPPRISSAARHELEKLGVSVRENTKVASVNEKGLVTDTGEVIEAELKVWAAGIRAPDFMQSLDGLECNRLNQLVVQPDLRTTEDKRIFALGDCAACARTDGNGNVPPRAQAAHQMASFLYRHFRKILREEALPAYEYKDYGSLVSLSRFSTVGSLMGNLSKGSLMVEGRLARLVYVSLYRLHQLAIHGYIKTFLITLVDRINRVIRPRLKLH, encoded by the coding sequence GCTCGTGGACCGTGAGCCAACGCATATCTGGAAGCCTCTGCTGCATGAAGTGGCAACTGGGTCGCTGGATGCCGGCCTCGATGAGTTGAGCTACAACGCTCAGGGCCGCAGCGCCGGTTTCAAATTTCAGATTGGCCAGATGCAGTCACTGGATCGAGAGCAGCGTTGCATTCACCTTGCCCCTGTGTGCGGGCAGGATGGCCAGATGATTCTGCCCGGCCGCGAGCTGTATTACGACTACCTGGTGATGGCCGTAGGCAGCGTAACCAACGATTTTGGCGTCGAGGGCGTGGCCGACCACTGTACCTTTCTCGACAGCCGTGAACAGGCCGAGCAGTTTCGCCATACACTGCTTGAGTCATGGCTCAAGACCAGCAACACGCCGAATGCACGCCTGCGCATCGCGATTGTCGGCGCCGGTGCCACCGGTGTTGAGCTGTCGGCCGAACTGTTCAATACCGCACGCGAACTCAGCGCCTATGGTCTGTCAAAACTGGACAGGCAGCGGCTGGAAGTGATTCTGGTTGAAGCAGGCCCGAGCATACTCCCGGCCTTGCCGCCCCGAATCTCTTCGGCAGCCCGTCATGAACTGGAAAAACTGGGAGTCAGTGTCCGCGAAAACACCAAGGTTGCTTCTGTAAACGAGAAGGGGCTGGTCACCGATACCGGTGAAGTGATCGAGGCGGAGCTGAAAGTCTGGGCCGCCGGTATCCGCGCACCGGACTTCATGCAGTCGCTGGACGGGCTGGAGTGCAATCGCCTCAATCAGCTGGTGGTGCAGCCGGATCTTCGTACCACCGAGGACAAGCGCATTTTTGCCCTCGGTGACTGCGCTGCCTGTGCACGTACGGACGGCAACGGCAATGTGCCGCCCCGTGCTCAGGCAGCGCACCAGATGGCCAGCTTTCTGTATCGCCACTTCCGCAAAATTCTGCGTGAAGAGGCCCTGCCGGCCTATGAGTACAAGGACTATGGCTCGCTGGTATCGCTCAGCCGATTCAGCACCGTCGGCAGCCTGATGGGCAACCTGTCCAAGGGCAGCCTTATGGTTGAAGGACGCCTTGCGCGGCTGGTCTATGTCTCGCTCTACCGGCTGCACCAGCTGGCAATACACGGTTACATCAAAACGTTTCTGATCACGCTGGTTGATCGCATCAACCGGGTGATCCGTCCCAGACTCAAGCTGCACTGA
- a CDS encoding LysE family translocator, whose translation MTQEAVELTGLLGPAMLFAFSMSVTPGPNNMMLTASGANFGFRRTVPHIMGITLGCMGLMAAVAMGLGAMFERWPSMQLALKVVGSVYLLWLAWRIATAPAPEVDCAAERRPLRLWQAAAFQFANPKAWIMSISGVASFTLAGDAFVASALVLIAVMALVNIPAISLWAGFGVALGRLLSTPRHWQRFNAVMGLLTAACVVMILV comes from the coding sequence ATGACACAGGAAGCCGTGGAACTGACCGGGCTGCTGGGGCCTGCCATGCTGTTTGCGTTCAGCATGTCAGTGACACCAGGACCCAACAACATGATGCTGACGGCATCGGGTGCGAACTTTGGGTTTCGCCGCACGGTGCCGCACATAATGGGTATCACACTGGGGTGTATGGGGCTGATGGCAGCAGTGGCCATGGGGCTGGGAGCAATGTTTGAGCGTTGGCCGTCGATGCAGCTGGCGCTAAAGGTAGTAGGCAGCGTTTATCTGCTCTGGCTGGCCTGGCGTATCGCGACGGCTCCCGCACCTGAGGTGGATTGCGCTGCGGAGCGCAGGCCGCTGCGACTGTGGCAGGCAGCAGCCTTTCAGTTCGCCAATCCGAAAGCATGGATTATGTCGATCTCGGGGGTGGCTTCATTCACGCTGGCAGGGGATGCCTTCGTGGCGTCAGCTCTGGTACTGATTGCGGTTATGGCGCTGGTGAATATCCCGGCCATTTCCCTCTGGGCCGGGTTTGGTGTTGCACTTGGGCGGCTGTTGAGCACGCCTCGCCATTGGCAGCGGTTCAACGCAGTGATGGGGCTGTTGACCGCTGCCTGTGTGGTGATGATTCTGGTTTAG
- a CDS encoding PLP-dependent aminotransferase family protein, translating into MDLHERARARCHWLPDLTGRTGARYQVLVDQLAADIASGQLKPGDRLPPQRLLADALEVTIGTITRAYREAERRGLVEARVGSGTRVKGTTEQPPDFHHLSRAGHDSIDLSLSIPIPNPLRQQQLATILQQIASLPTAIESALTYQPEQGSPLQREQLCQWLNAQGLMLLPEEVILTEGGQHADFLALQALIKPGEAVASAALTYPGMIAAARQLGLKHIPVPMDREGIRPEALERLCQQQRIRLLYLMPEYNNPTGLSMSQQRREAIVEVARRHDMLLLEDGVQFVTPDLRGTPLFELAPERALYIFSASKLLSGGLRFGALRAPSNLMPQLRVALRAQCWSSPGLMGAVTCQWLAKGHADPLLHWHWDEVRTRQKLLHEVLGQYNLSSHPCGFHGWLQLPEPWRAADFVKLADSRGVTLIAAEPFCVGTQPAPQAVRICVTPPASRERLQEGLERLAQLLHDEPPLMPPLL; encoded by the coding sequence ATGGACCTGCATGAGCGCGCCCGCGCCCGATGCCACTGGCTGCCCGACCTGACAGGCCGGACCGGCGCACGTTACCAGGTACTGGTCGATCAGCTGGCGGCCGATATCGCCAGCGGCCAACTCAAGCCGGGTGATCGCCTTCCACCGCAACGCCTGCTGGCTGATGCACTTGAGGTCACCATCGGTACCATCACGCGTGCCTATCGTGAAGCCGAGCGCCGTGGCTTGGTTGAAGCACGCGTGGGCAGTGGCACGCGAGTGAAGGGAACGACCGAACAACCGCCTGACTTTCACCATCTTTCGCGCGCCGGCCATGACAGCATTGATCTGTCACTGAGCATCCCGATTCCCAATCCGCTGCGGCAGCAACAGCTGGCCACCATTTTGCAACAGATTGCCAGCTTGCCCACAGCTATCGAATCCGCCCTTACCTATCAGCCTGAACAAGGCAGTCCGTTGCAGCGTGAGCAACTCTGCCAATGGCTCAACGCTCAGGGGCTTATGCTGCTGCCTGAAGAGGTCATCCTCACCGAGGGCGGGCAACATGCTGACTTTCTGGCTTTACAGGCATTGATAAAACCGGGTGAAGCGGTGGCCTCTGCTGCCCTCACCTACCCAGGCATGATCGCGGCGGCACGTCAGCTTGGGCTGAAACACATCCCTGTACCCATGGATCGGGAGGGCATACGGCCCGAGGCCCTGGAGCGGCTGTGCCAGCAGCAGCGCATCCGCCTGCTCTACCTGATGCCCGAGTACAACAATCCCACTGGCCTGAGCATGAGCCAGCAGCGACGTGAGGCCATCGTCGAGGTCGCACGACGCCATGACATGCTGCTACTGGAAGACGGTGTGCAATTTGTTACCCCTGACTTGAGAGGAACGCCGTTGTTTGAACTGGCACCTGAGCGAGCACTTTACATCTTCAGTGCATCCAAGTTGCTGTCAGGAGGTCTGCGATTCGGTGCATTGCGTGCTCCTTCCAATTTGATGCCCCAGCTACGGGTAGCATTGCGTGCACAATGCTGGTCATCACCGGGGCTGATGGGAGCCGTCACCTGTCAGTGGCTGGCAAAGGGACATGCCGACCCGCTGCTGCACTGGCACTGGGATGAAGTACGGACACGCCAGAAACTGCTGCATGAGGTATTGGGGCAGTACAACCTGAGCTCCCACCCCTGTGGTTTTCATGGTTGGCTCCAGCTGCCGGAACCCTGGCGTGCGGCCGATTTTGTCAAACTTGCCGATAGCAGAGGTGTTACGCTGATTGCCGCAGAACCTTTTTGTGTCGGCACTCAGCCCGCTCCTCAGGCTGTGCGCATCTGCGTAACGCCCCCTGCCAGCCGTGAGCGGCTGCAGGAAGGACTGGAACGGCTTGCACAACTGCTTCATGACGAACCTCCGCTGATGCCCCCGCTGCTGTAA
- a CDS encoding ADP-ribosylglycohydrolase family protein, with amino-acid sequence MLTPSLTRPLVMAVFIADAYSLALYWIYDHDLLDREPVDPDQLHAPLSHWHGNKQAGDLTHYGDQAWHLYQFLQQHNQFNAVAYRNSWARFMRHYTGYIDKASAMTLQNISQGIEPAGSESTELSVTGRVVCLLPFVSNKHAFLEQAQALAAITHNSPSTLATTEYLARVLLDCLGGIPAEEALERELHSLPPALQQLVAMGRDSAADDTRQALRRFGIACDLQHGLPGVAHLLCRYRSVPEMLQQNALAGGDSSARAMITAAIMTAQAESPELPQHWLPRCWPETAI; translated from the coding sequence ATGCTGACACCTTCCTTGACCCGCCCGTTGGTGATGGCTGTTTTCATTGCAGATGCCTACTCGTTGGCACTGTATTGGATATACGACCACGACCTGCTGGACCGTGAGCCGGTCGATCCGGATCAGCTACACGCACCCTTGAGCCACTGGCACGGCAACAAGCAGGCAGGAGATCTGACCCATTATGGTGATCAGGCCTGGCACCTTTATCAGTTTCTGCAGCAACACAACCAGTTCAACGCTGTGGCCTACCGCAATAGCTGGGCTCGCTTCATGCGGCATTACACCGGCTATATCGACAAGGCCAGTGCCATGACGCTGCAGAATATCAGTCAGGGAATTGAGCCCGCCGGCTCTGAATCCACAGAGCTGTCGGTCACTGGCCGGGTCGTGTGCCTACTGCCCTTTGTCAGTAACAAGCACGCCTTTCTGGAGCAGGCCCAGGCCCTGGCTGCCATAACACACAACTCACCCTCAACACTGGCGACAACCGAGTATCTGGCACGTGTTCTGCTGGACTGCCTGGGCGGCATTCCCGCTGAGGAAGCACTGGAGCGAGAGCTTCACAGCCTGCCCCCTGCGCTGCAACAGCTGGTGGCAATGGGACGTGATTCAGCGGCCGACGACACACGTCAGGCGCTGCGCCGGTTTGGCATCGCCTGTGATTTGCAGCACGGGTTGCCCGGTGTTGCTCACCTGCTGTGCCGTTACCGTTCTGTGCCTGAGATGTTGCAGCAAAATGCCCTGGCCGGTGGTGACTCCAGTGCCCGCGCGATGATTACAGCCGCCATCATGACAGCACAGGCAGAATCACCTGAACTGCCGCAACACTGGTTACCCCGCTGCTGGCCAGAGACGGCCATCTGA